A single genomic interval of Cucumis sativus cultivar 9930 chromosome 5, Cucumber_9930_V3, whole genome shotgun sequence harbors:
- the LOC101211509 gene encoding BAG family molecular chaperone regulator 1: MISIENQRQRVSELEIRPGGMLVQKRDFNSNPSFPTIKVKVKFGSSYHHIQINSHASFGELKKLMAEPTGLHPAEQKLIYKNKERNSNAYLDVARVKNGSKIVLVEDILSKERRCVEMLTNHKFQISSNLLKEIDLEVNKLSQEVGSVHVKACKEGRVSEKEVDDLIELLMRKLIQLDEIEVVGDLRLQRRQQVREVQKQIESLDMMKLQYCTTLNSKNEIGISKNGGFISTTKAKQNLKPRQQCLRILKETPRNSEPVVVTTKWETFD, translated from the exons ATGAtttcaattgaaaatcaaagacaGAGAGTTTCAGAATTGGAAATTAGACCTGGAGGAATGTTGGTTCAAAAGAGGGATTTTAATTCAAATCCTTCTTTTCCCACCATTAAAGTTAAGGTTAAATTTGGCTCTTCTTATCATCATATTCAAATCAACTCCCATGCAAGCTTTg GCGAATTGAAAAAGTTGATGGCTGAGCCAACAGGGTTGCACCCAGCAGAGCAAAAGCtaatatacaaaaacaaagagaggAATTCAAATGCTTATCTAGATGTGGCAAGAGTTAAAAATGGCTCAAAAATTGTGTTGGTTGAAGACATTTTaagcaaagaaagaagatgcgTTGAAATGCTTACAAACCATAAGTTTCAAATATCCTCCAActtgttaaaagaaatagacTTGGAAGTCAATAAACTCTCTCaagag GTTGGATCTGTTCATGTGAAAGCTTGTAAAGAAGGGAGAGTTTCTGAGAAAGAAGTGGATGATTTGATTGAATTGCTTATGagaaaattgatacaattagaTGAAATTGAAGTTGTGGGAGATCTGAGGCTACAAAGAAGACAACag GTGAGAGAAGTTCAAAAGCAAATTGAAAGTCTTGACATGATGAAGCTACAATATTGTACCACTCTCAATagcaaaaatgaaattggaatttCAAAAAATGGTGGTTTTATTTCTACTACAAAGGCAAAGCAAAATTTGAAGCCAAGGCAGCAATGTTTGAGAATACTGAAGGAAACTCCAAGGAATTCTGAACCTGTGGTTGTGACAACTAAATGGGAAACTTTTGATTAG